From a single Erpetoichthys calabaricus chromosome 1, fErpCal1.3, whole genome shotgun sequence genomic region:
- the LOC114654555 gene encoding potassium voltage-gated channel subfamily A member 2: MTVVPDENVDEAVALTALPQDVYDPEAVDQDCCERVIINISGLRFETQLKTLAQFPSTLLGDPRKRIRFFDPLRNEYFFDRNRPSFDAILYYYQSGGRLRRPVNVPVDIFMEEIKFYQLGNEVIENFKDDEGFIKEEERPLPENVFQRQVWLLFEYPESSGPARGIAIVSVLVILISIVIFCMETLPEFREETRFSNEHHAHNSTVRASSNPFTDPFFFVETLCIIWFSFELLVRFFACPSKPAFFKNVMNIIDIVAIIPYFITLGTELAEHQGNGQQAMSLAILRVIRLVRVFRIFKLSRHSKGLQILGKTLQASMRELGLLIFFLFIGVILFSSAVYFAETDDRDSLFTSIPDAFWWAVVSMTTVGYGDMYPVTIGGKIVGSLCAIAGVLTIALPVPVIVSNFNYFYHRETEHEEQLQYKHVTCGQQQPSVGEMRKSDSQPSLHKVDCLEEEDMETIKYTNCTPRKAYTGKLTDV, from the coding sequence ATGACAGTTGTGCCCGATGAAAATGTAGATGAAGCGGTGGCACTGACCGCCCTGCCCCAAGATGTCTATGATCCGGAGGCGGTGGACCAGGATTGCTGCGAACGTGTCATCATCAACATTTCGGGGCTGCGCTTTGAAACCCAGCTCAAGACGCTCGCCCAGTTTCCTAGCACTTTACTAGGAGATCCCCGCAAGAGAATACGTTTCTTTGATCCCTTGCGCAACGAATATTTCTTTGACAGAAATCGCCCCAGCTTCGATGCCATTCTCTATTATTATCAGTCAGGAGGGCGGCTCAGAAGACCGGTCAATGTACCTGTCGACATTTTCATGGAAGAGATAAAATTCTACCAGCTAGGGAACGAGGTAATTGAAAATTTTAAGGACGACGAAGGATTCATTAAAGAGGAGGAGCGCCCACTGCCAGAAAATGTATTTCAGCGTCAGGTTTGGTTGCTGTTCGAGTACCCGGAGAGCTCTGGACCAGCGAGGGGCATTGCAATAGTTTCTGTGCTCGTTATTTTGATATCGATTGTCATCTTCTGTATGGAGACGCTCCCAGAATTTCGAGAAGAAACCAGATTCTCAAATGAGCATCATGCCCACAACAGTACCGTCCGTGCCAGTTCAAACCCTTTTACTGACCCATTCTTTTTTGTCGAGACCCTTTGCATTATATGGTTTTCGTTTGAGCTACTGGTAAGGTTTTTTGCCTGTCCCAGTAAACCTGCCTTCTTCAAAAATGTCATGAACATCATCGATATTGTGGCTATCATCCCCTATTTTATCACCCTGGGCACGGAACTGGCAGAGCATCAGGGGAACGGCCAACAGGCGATGTCCTTGGCGATCTTGAGAGTTATCCGCCTGGTGCGCGTCTTTCGTATATTCAAGCTCTCCAGACATTCGAAGGGCTTGCAGATTCTAGGGAAAACTCTTCAAGCCAGCATGCGCGAGTTGGGactgttgatttttttcctttttatcggGGTTATCTTGTTTTCAAGCGCGGTGTATTTTGCGGAGACTGACGATCGGGATTCCCTGTTTACCAGCATTCCCGATGCTTTCTGGTGGGCAGTGGTGTCCATGACTACAGTTGGTTACGGGGATATGTATCCTGTAACAATCGGTGGTAAAATAGTTGGCTCACTGTGTGCCATCGCCGGTGTCTTAACCATTGCACTGCCAGTTCCTGTGATCGTCTccaattttaattacttttaccaCCGGGAAACAGAACACGAGGAGCAGTTACAATACAAACACGTTACCTGCGGGCAACAGCAGCCGTCTGTGGGAGAGATGAGAAAGAGCGACAGCCAGCCATCCCTGCACAAAGTAGACTGCTTGGAAGAAGAGGACATGGAGACAATCAAATACACCAACTGCACCCCCAGAAAAGCTTACACTGGCAAGCTCACGGACGTATGA